A DNA window from Phragmites australis chromosome 11, lpPhrAust1.1, whole genome shotgun sequence contains the following coding sequences:
- the LOC133885831 gene encoding ABC transporter G family member 1-like, whose protein sequence is MATSGHAAVDIDAADEATQPLAPVPYVLNFTDLSYSVKKGGGLGCLSSRPSNRLTSADAPPFESGNTKTLLDGISGEAREGELFAVMGASGSGKSTLVDALAGRIARESLRGSVTLNGEPLHGRRLRAISAYVMQDDLLYPMLTVRETLLFAAEFRLPRALSPDKKRARVDALIDQLGLSRAADTIIGDEGHRGVSGGERRRVSIGTDIIHDPILLFLDEPTSGLDSASAFMVVQVLRRIAQSGSVVIMTIHQPSARILGILDRLLLLSRGCTVYAGTPAGLKPFFAEFGAPIPDNENPAEFALDTIREFERQQDGAAALADFNTKWQQASADMDNKLMSTMPLEHAIAESVSRGKLVAGSGSGGAVNGSVPTFANPPCTEVWVLIKRSFTNTGRMPELFVMRLGTIMVTGFILATIFWRLDDTPKGVQERLGFFAMGMSTMFYVCADALPVFVQERHIYLRETAHNAYRRISYVLANAVVAFPPLVLLSLAFVATTFWAVGLAGGGASFLFFVLIVLASFWAGSGFVTFLSAVVPHVMLGYTVVVAILAYFLLFSGFFINRDRIPHYWIWFHYLSLVKYPYQAVLQNEFRDASRCFSRGVEMFDGTPVGRMPEAVKVKVLNAISATLGNNITANTCVTTGADVLAQQAVTDIGKWKCLLVTVAWGFFFRALFYIVLLVGNKNKRT, encoded by the coding sequence ATGGCGACCTCCGGCCACGCCGCGGTCGACATCGACGCCGCCGACGAGGCCACGCAGCCGCTCGCGCCTGTCCCGTACGTGCTCAACTTCACCGATCTCTCGTACAGCGTCAAGAAGGGCGGTGGCCTGGGCTGCCTGTCGTCGCGGCCCAGCAACCGCCTGACGTCCGCGGACGCGCCGCCGTTCGAGTCCGGGAACACCAAGACGCTGCTCGACGGCATCTCCGGCGAGGCGCGCGAGGGGGAGCTGTTCGCCGTCATGGGCGCCAGCGGGTCGGGCAAGTCGACGCTGGTGGACGCGCTGGCGGGGCGGATCGCGAGGGAGAGCCTCCGCGGGAGCGTCACGCTCAACGGGGAGCCGCTCCACGGGCGCCGGCTCCGCGCCATCTCCGCCTACGTCATGCAGGACGACCTGCTGTACCCGATGCTCACCGTGCGCGAGACGTTGCTCTTCGCCGCCGAGTTCCGCCTCCCGCGCGCGCTCTCCCCCGACAAGAAGCGCGCGCGTGTGGACGCGCTCATCGACCAGCTCGGCCTCTCCCGCGCCGCGGACACCATCATCGGCGACGAGGGCCACCGCGGGGTGTCCGGAGGCGAGCGCCGTCGCGTGTCGATCGGGACGGACATCATCCATGACCCGATCTTGCTGTTCTTGGACGAGCCCACCTCCGGGCTGGACTCGGCGAGCGCCTTCATGGTGGTGCAGGTGCTCCGCCGGATCGCGCAGAGTGGCAGCGTCGTCATCATGACCATCCACCAGCCCAGCGCGCGCATCCTCGGCATCCTCGACCGCCTCCTGCTCCTCTCGCGCGGCTGCACAGTCTACGCCGGTACGCCCGCCGGCCTCAAGCCCTTCTTCGCCGAGTTCGGCGCGCCCATCCCTGACAACGAGAACCCCGCCGAGTTCGCGCTCGACACCATCCGCGAGTTCGAGCGCCAGCAAGACGgcgccgccgcgctcgccgaCTTCAACACGAAGTGGCAGCAGGCCTCAGCCGACATGGACAACAAGCTCATGTCGACGATGCCCCTGGAGCACGCCATCGCGGAGAGCGTGTCCAGGGGGAAGCTGGTTGCCGGGAGCGGGTCGGGGGGCGCGGTGAACGGCTCAGTACCGACGTTCGCGAACCCGCCGTGTACGGAGGTGTGGGTGCTGATAAAGCGGTCTTTCACCAACACGGGGCGCATGCCGGAGCTCTTCGTGATGCGCCTCGGCACGATCATGGTGACGGGGTTCATCCTGGCGACCATATTCTGGCGCCTCGACGACACGCCCAAGGGCGTCCAGGAGCGGCTGGGCTTCTTCGCCATGGGAATGTCCACCATGTTCTACGTGTGCGCCGACGCGCTGCCGGTGTTCGTGCAGGAGCGCCACATCTACCTGCGCGAGACGGCGCACAACGCCTACCGCCGCATCTCCTACGTGCTCGCCAACGCCGTCGTCGCGTTCCCGCCGCTCGTGCTCCTGTCGCTCGCCTTCGTGGCCACCACCTTCTGGGCGGTGGgactcgccggcggcggcgcctcgtTCCTCTTCTTCGTGCTCATCGTGCTGGCATCCTTCTGGGCCGGCAGCGGCTTCGTCACCTTCCTCTCCGCCGTGGTGCCGCACGTCATGCTGGGCTACACGGTGGTCGTCGCCATCTTAGCGTACTTCCTCCTGTTCTCCGGCTTCTTCATCAACCGCGACCGCATCCCTCACTACTGGATTTGGTTCCATTACCTATCCCTGGTCAAGTATCCCTACCAGGCTGTGCTTCAGAACGAATTCAGGGATGCGTCGCGCTGCTTCTCTCGCGGAGTGGAGATGTTCGACGGGACGCCCGTAGGCCGGATGCCGGAGGCCGTCAAGGTGAAGGTGCTCAACGCCATCAGCGCCACGCTGGGCAACAATATAACGGCCAACACCTGCGTCACCACCGGCGCCGACGTGCTGGCTCAGCAGGCTGTCACAGATATTGGAAAATGGAAGTGCCTGCTCGTGACCGTAGCTTGGGGCTTCTTCTTCAGGGCCCTGTTCTACATCGTCTTGCTCGTCGGCAACAAAAACAAGAGAACATAG
- the LOC133884720 gene encoding serine/arginine-rich splicing factor RS2Z33-like isoform X1 has protein sequence MPRYDDRYGNTRLYVGRLSSRTRTRDLEHLFSRYGRIREVELKRDYAFIEFSDPRDADDAQYNLDGRDVDGSRIVVEFAKGVPRGSGGSHEYMGRGPPPGTGRCFNCGIDGHWARDCKAGDWKNKCYRCGERGHIERNCQNSPRSLRRERSYSRSPSPRRGRDRSRSYSRSRSQSYSRSRSRSLSGSPKGGRRDRDERRSRSLSYSRSPRRSASPPAKGKERSPMPDGSRSPRSPSPRDQVSPPPKDNGERNGSDHVDSPPHGREDNRSRSQSLSEGDDNPAANGRSLSPRDKRSASPMDNGKGDDDDDRQGSPRGSESP, from the exons ATGCCTCGATATGACGATCGTTATGGAAACACACGCTTGTATGTCGGCAGATTGTCCTCCCGCACTCGTACACGCGACCTAGAACATCTGTTCAGCAGATATGGGAG AATACGAGAGGTGGAGTTGAAGCGCGATTATGCCTTTATT GAGTTCAGTGATCCTCGTGATGCTGATGATGCACAATACAACCTAGATGGCAGGGATGTTGATGGGAGCCGCATTGTTGTTGAGTTTGCTAAAGGG GTTCCACGTGGTTCAGGTGGCTCACATGAATATATGGGAAGAGGGCCTCCGCCAGGAACAGGTCGCTGTTTTAACTGTGGAATTGATGGTCACTGGGCTAGAGACTGCAAGGCTGGTGACTGGAAGAACAAATGCTACCGTTGCGGAGAAAGGGGTCATATAGAAAGAAACTGCCAGAACAGTCCAAGGAGTCTCAG GCGTGAGAGAAGCTACTCACGGTCCCCATCTCCACGCCGTGGGCGCGACCGCAGTCGGAGCtacagcagaagcagaagccagagTTATAG ccgatctagatctagatcccTATCTGGATCTCCCAAGGGAGGTCGCCGAGATCGTGATGAGAGGAGATCAAGGAGTCTTAGCTACAGCAGGAGCCCCAGGCGATCTGCCTCCCCACCTGCAAAGGGAAAGGAGCGCAGCCCCATGCCTGACGGAAGTCGGAGTCCGAGGAGCCCCAGCCCCCGAGATCAAGTGAGCCCGCCACCAAAGGATAATGGTGAGCGGAATGGCTCAGACCATGTTGATAGCCCCCCTCATGGGAGGGAGGACAACAGGAGCAGAAGCCAGAGCCTATCTGAGGGGGACGATAACCCTGCCGCCAATGGACGCAGCCTAAGTCCTAGGGATAAACGTAGTGCAAGTCCCATGGACAATGGCAAGggtgatgatgacgacgaccgCCAAGGTTCCCCAAGAGGAAGTGAGTCCCCGTGA
- the LOC133884720 gene encoding serine/arginine-rich splicing factor RS2Z33-like isoform X2 — MPRYDDRYGNTRLYVGRLSSRTRTRDLEHLFSRYGRIREVELKRDYAFIEFSDPRDADDAQYNLDGRDVDGSRIVVEFAKGVPRGSGGSHEYMGRGPPPGTGRCFNCGIDGHWARDCKAGDWKNKCYRCGERGHIERNCQNSPRSLRRERSYSRSPSPRRGRDRSRSYSRSRSQSYSLF; from the exons ATGCCTCGATATGACGATCGTTATGGAAACACACGCTTGTATGTCGGCAGATTGTCCTCCCGCACTCGTACACGCGACCTAGAACATCTGTTCAGCAGATATGGGAG AATACGAGAGGTGGAGTTGAAGCGCGATTATGCCTTTATT GAGTTCAGTGATCCTCGTGATGCTGATGATGCACAATACAACCTAGATGGCAGGGATGTTGATGGGAGCCGCATTGTTGTTGAGTTTGCTAAAGGG GTTCCACGTGGTTCAGGTGGCTCACATGAATATATGGGAAGAGGGCCTCCGCCAGGAACAGGTCGCTGTTTTAACTGTGGAATTGATGGTCACTGGGCTAGAGACTGCAAGGCTGGTGACTGGAAGAACAAATGCTACCGTTGCGGAGAAAGGGGTCATATAGAAAGAAACTGCCAGAACAGTCCAAGGAGTCTCAG GCGTGAGAGAAGCTACTCACGGTCCCCATCTCCACGCCGTGGGCGCGACCGCAGTCGGAGCtacagcagaagcagaagccagagTTATAG CTTGTTTTGA